The Thermodesulfovibrionales bacterium genome has a window encoding:
- a CDS encoding HDOD domain-containing protein, producing the protein MRDTVLRATEIPAVPMVAVKILKLIDSPDTSLDELQKAIMADQALAARILKVANSSFYGGRQNIDTISQAIAIMGFNSIRTMTLAVSSREVYKRFGLLEQKMWEHSLGVSIAAGILASESPFLKKEEAVVAGLLHDIGKVIMNNSQPERFSILVQRVHEERVPFSALEKDIFGFTHAEAGYLVAEKWGFPQRLCDAILSHHSCDAKDKPFEDKYQSSLCATVALADALCVRLGVGYRGPMADLDLGEEVWRRALGISEERFGEITTIFKNAYILEKISFQE; encoded by the coding sequence ATGAGAGACACCGTCCTGAGAGCTACCGAGATCCCTGCGGTGCCGATGGTTGCCGTAAAGATCTTGAAACTCATTGATTCACCGGATACATCACTCGATGAACTCCAGAAGGCCATCATGGCCGACCAGGCTCTGGCAGCAAGGATACTAAAGGTCGCCAATTCCTCTTTTTATGGCGGTCGCCAGAATATTGACACTATCTCCCAGGCCATCGCCATCATGGGATTTAACAGCATACGGACCATGACGCTTGCTGTTTCGTCCCGCGAAGTCTACAAGAGATTCGGCCTCCTTGAGCAAAAAATGTGGGAACACAGCCTCGGCGTCTCGATTGCGGCGGGGATACTGGCATCGGAGTCCCCCTTTCTCAAAAAGGAGGAGGCGGTTGTGGCAGGCCTTTTGCATGATATCGGTAAGGTGATCATGAATAACAGCCAGCCGGAGAGGTTTTCAATACTTGTTCAGAGGGTCCACGAAGAAAGGGTACCTTTTTCAGCACTTGAGAAGGACATCTTCGGCTTCACTCATGCCGAAGCAGGATATCTCGTTGCGGAGAAATGGGGATTTCCGCAGAGACTCTGTGATGCGATTCTCAGTCACCACAGCTGCGATGCAAAGGATAAGCCCTTTGAAGACAAGTATCAGAGCTCGCTCTGTGCGACAGTCGCACTCGCTGACGCCCTCTGCGTGAGACTGGGCGTCGGCTACAGGGGCCCCATGGCCGACCTTGATCTCGGTGAAGAGGTCTGGAGGAGAGCACTTGGGATCAGTGAAGAGAGGTTCGGGGAGATCACAACCATTTTCAAGAATGCCTATATTCTCGAGAAGATCTCTTTTCAGGAGTGA
- the flgG gene encoding flagellar basal-body rod protein FlgG, translated as MRSLYIATTGMEAQKLNLDVISNNLANANTVGYKKSRADFQELLYQNLSTPGTTSAEGTQTPSGIQIGLGVKPIAVQRNFQQGDFVQTGNNLDLVIEGDGFFQVLMPDGTTGYTRAGSFKLDNQGKVVTSDGYPIEPSVTIPTNTTSITVGSNGKVSVVQAGSTTPTEVGQIEIARFINPVGLQSLGKNLYTVTASSGDATTGNPGTEAFGTISQGFIEMSNVNVIEEMVNMIMSQRSYEIASKTVQAADEMLQTANNIKR; from the coding sequence ATGAGATCACTTTACATTGCAACAACAGGAATGGAAGCACAGAAGCTGAATCTTGACGTCATATCGAATAACCTCGCGAATGCCAATACGGTGGGCTACAAGAAGAGCAGAGCAGATTTTCAGGAGTTGTTGTACCAGAACCTGAGTACGCCCGGCACAACATCAGCAGAAGGGACCCAGACTCCCTCGGGAATTCAGATCGGTCTTGGAGTCAAGCCCATTGCCGTACAGAGGAATTTCCAGCAAGGTGACTTCGTCCAGACCGGAAACAACCTTGACCTCGTCATCGAGGGAGACGGGTTCTTCCAGGTCTTGATGCCCGACGGCACAACGGGATACACACGGGCCGGATCATTCAAGCTTGATAACCAGGGCAAGGTAGTTACATCGGATGGATATCCGATCGAGCCTTCAGTCACCATCCCAACGAACACAACAAGTATAACAGTCGGATCAAATGGGAAGGTCAGCGTTGTCCAGGCAGGCAGCACTACTCCCACAGAGGTCGGACAGATTGAGATCGCCAGGTTCATAAATCCCGTCGGGCTTCAGTCACTCGGCAAGAACCTTTACACCGTCACCGCTTCGTCCGGCGACGCAACAACGGGGAATCCGGGCACTGAAGCCTTTGGCACGATCTCTCAGGGGTTCATCGAGATGAGCAATGTGAATGTCATCGAGGAGATGGTGAACATGATCATGAGCCAGAGGAGTTATGAGATCGCCTCCAAGACGGTGCAGGCAGCCGATGAGATGCTCCAGACGGCAAATAACATCAAACGGTGA
- the flgM gene encoding flagellar biosynthesis anti-sigma factor FlgM gives MKIYGNKPPEGGSGNFDVKNVSKAAQKDQAPAVEKTRPPDKVEISGEGKKTAELMAVINQMPDVRTDKVNTIKASIESGTYTVDPLKIAQKLLKEI, from the coding sequence ATGAAGATTTATGGCAATAAGCCACCTGAGGGTGGTAGCGGCAATTTCGATGTGAAGAATGTCTCGAAGGCCGCTCAAAAGGACCAGGCCCCTGCCGTCGAAAAGACCCGGCCTCCCGACAAGGTGGAGATCTCGGGCGAAGGCAAAAAGACCGCAGAGTTGATGGCAGTGATCAACCAGATGCCTGATGTCAGGACTGATAAGGTCAATACGATAAAAGCGTCCATAGAGTCCGGAACGTATACTGTCGATCCATTAAAGATAGCGCAGAAGCTTCTGAAGGAGATATGA
- a CDS encoding flagellar hook basal-body protein → MYKGIYIALSGAMLNQTHMELISQNISNADTTGYKKDSISFRDYLIPQDFLSPKPDGRVMSTLSSFQTDLSTGNFIKTGAPLDLAVDGSGFIALEGNGYTKRGDLKRNGEGFLTTSSDVRVLGNNGPIRLPDGKIEITDTGEISVDSLPVDTIKIVDFAKRELLTKRGDGMFATAEPGSKSKATVRQGYLETSNIEPIKEMVKMIDTLRDYQTYQKAIQTFDDAASRANDMGRL, encoded by the coding sequence ATGTACAAAGGAATCTACATAGCCCTCTCCGGTGCAATGCTCAACCAGACACATATGGAACTGATATCTCAAAACATCTCCAACGCAGACACGACAGGCTACAAGAAAGACAGTATCTCATTCCGGGATTACCTCATCCCCCAGGACTTCCTTAGCCCCAAGCCTGACGGAAGGGTCATGAGCACACTCTCCTCCTTCCAGACAGACCTTTCCACAGGCAACTTCATCAAGACAGGTGCTCCTCTCGATCTTGCCGTTGACGGCAGCGGCTTCATTGCCCTTGAAGGCAACGGATATACCAAGCGCGGCGATCTGAAGAGGAACGGCGAGGGTTTTCTCACAACGTCCTCAGATGTCAGAGTCCTCGGGAATAACGGACCGATACGCCTGCCGGACGGAAAGATCGAAATAACCGATACCGGCGAGATTTCTGTAGATAGTCTCCCCGTCGATACCATAAAGATCGTTGATTTCGCCAAGAGAGAGCTTCTTACGAAGCGAGGTGACGGTATGTTCGCAACAGCGGAACCAGGGAGCAAATCGAAGGCCACCGTCAGGCAAGGCTACTTGGAAACATCGAATATAGAACCCATAAAGGAGATGGTGAAGATGATTGACACCCTCAGAGATTACCAAACATATCAGAAGGCGATCCAGACCTTTGATGACGCCGCTTCCAGGGCGAATGACATGGGGAGGTTATAA
- the flgK gene encoding flagellar hook-associated protein FlgK, with the protein MSLLGLFDIGKSALFASQAALTTTSNNIANVNTPGFSKQDVILDVANSTSFGNTLVGGGVTVSGIKRSYDAFIQSQLIGQNQNQGRSSALSQLLSQVEQVFGDSTDTGLSKSFTDFFNAWNDVATNPESQPQRTVLLQKAASFVDVAKQMESSITAAYNQTNNDIKGAVDQINILATDIAALNGKITQIEAGGTSGQANDLRDQRDNLLNQLASLTEFSYYGDQNGSLTITVGMRNLVEGDKTNALSTQTNSDGNQDLILDNTDITSNVTRGQLGGLLAAQSEVESGPLMGLRKMVASVTKEVNLLHSSGYGLDGTTGNDFFNPLQLSTKSQSAGAQITSASITDSSQLTLDEYTITFDASQNYSVTDSQTGKVVATGAYTSGNPISFDGIQVTIADGTGSVAGGDSFSVSPLTDAIKNLGVAITDPDKIAASSSDTELPGNNSNALKLAQLSNTAVANLGGSTFADFYGGIVSNVGTLSGAASDTLTFDQNMLSQLNNQRDSESGVSLDEEAVNLIRFQRSYEAAAKMIAVTDQLIQTVLGMVTTSTG; encoded by the coding sequence TTGTCTCTCCTCGGCTTATTCGATATCGGCAAGTCCGCACTCTTCGCGAGCCAGGCTGCGCTCACCACAACGAGCAATAACATCGCCAACGTAAACACTCCCGGTTTCAGCAAACAGGACGTGATTCTCGATGTTGCCAACTCAACTTCCTTCGGGAACACCTTGGTGGGAGGGGGTGTCACGGTCTCAGGAATAAAGAGGAGTTATGACGCTTTTATCCAGTCTCAACTGATCGGGCAAAATCAAAACCAGGGCAGGTCGTCTGCATTGAGCCAGTTGTTAAGCCAGGTCGAACAGGTCTTCGGCGATTCGACTGACACAGGTCTTTCGAAATCTTTTACAGACTTTTTCAATGCTTGGAATGACGTGGCCACAAATCCTGAGAGCCAGCCACAGAGAACCGTCTTGCTCCAAAAGGCAGCTTCCTTCGTAGATGTGGCAAAACAGATGGAAAGCTCGATAACCGCCGCATATAACCAGACGAATAACGATATCAAAGGCGCTGTCGATCAGATAAACATCCTTGCAACAGACATTGCGGCGTTAAATGGAAAAATAACTCAGATCGAGGCAGGAGGTACTTCCGGTCAGGCAAATGATTTGAGAGACCAGCGCGATAATCTTTTGAATCAACTCGCGTCCCTCACCGAATTTTCTTATTACGGTGACCAGAATGGTTCACTAACCATCACCGTGGGCATGAGGAATCTCGTTGAAGGGGACAAAACAAACGCCCTTTCGACGCAAACAAATTCGGACGGAAACCAGGATCTTATTCTTGATAACACAGATATCACATCGAATGTCACCAGAGGACAACTGGGAGGATTGCTGGCTGCACAGAGTGAAGTGGAATCCGGTCCCCTCATGGGACTCCGGAAAATGGTGGCGTCCGTAACAAAAGAGGTCAATCTGTTACACAGCTCGGGTTATGGACTTGACGGAACCACGGGAAATGATTTTTTCAACCCGCTTCAACTGTCGACAAAGAGCCAATCCGCCGGGGCACAGATCACCTCTGCTTCGATAACAGATTCCTCGCAGCTGACTCTTGATGAATATACGATAACCTTTGACGCGTCCCAAAACTATTCCGTAACCGACAGTCAGACAGGAAAGGTTGTCGCGACAGGCGCCTATACCTCAGGGAATCCTATAAGTTTTGACGGGATCCAGGTCACCATAGCAGACGGGACCGGCAGCGTAGCGGGCGGCGACAGCTTCTCTGTAAGTCCCCTCACTGACGCGATCAAGAACCTGGGAGTTGCGATCACAGATCCGGACAAGATAGCCGCCTCGTCATCAGACACTGAATTGCCGGGGAACAACAGTAACGCGCTGAAACTGGCGCAATTATCGAACACTGCAGTGGCAAACCTGGGGGGCTCAACTTTTGCGGATTTTTACGGGGGAATTGTCTCAAATGTCGGAACCCTCAGCGGCGCTGCCTCTGACACCCTGACGTTCGATCAGAATATGCTTTCGCAACTGAACAACCAACGCGACTCCGAATCAGGAGTCTCCCTTGATGAAGAGGCCGTGAACCTTATACGGTTTCAGAGGTCCTATGAGGCGGCTGCGAAAATGATCGCGGTGACGGATCAATTGATCCAGACAGTACTGGGTATGGTTACCACATCAACCGGATAG
- a CDS encoding HDOD domain-containing protein produces MESGDVRRFIKGLSDLSTIPGLLSRILSVTRDENSSPDDLYSLISHDQAFAERVIRTANSVLFGHSGNVRDIRQAIMFLGYDRIKSVALGMTVMDIFPFRNSFNIRNLWSHSYEVAFLAAAISDNLCMTNPSECFLSGLLHDIGRIIFYRMNPKKFLDIGISDDLLDREEEIFGCTHADAGAWFAQNTDMPVEIVETIRFHHRPSLASDCKCGLSIVSLAEVLARRFSPRLEDDGIWTEEHDAILLEFELIDEQIASIAGRFCCARPEIERFFDAP; encoded by the coding sequence ATGGAGTCGGGAGACGTAAGACGTTTCATTAAGGGCCTGAGCGACCTTTCAACGATTCCAGGCTTGTTAAGCAGAATTCTCTCTGTCACGAGGGATGAGAACTCTTCTCCCGATGACCTCTACAGTCTCATCTCCCATGATCAAGCGTTTGCCGAGCGTGTTATCCGTACTGCAAACTCGGTGCTCTTCGGGCACTCAGGCAATGTGAGAGATATCAGACAGGCAATAATGTTCCTCGGCTATGACCGAATTAAATCCGTTGCCCTTGGCATGACGGTTATGGACATATTCCCCTTCCGTAATTCCTTCAATATCAGAAATCTCTGGAGCCACAGCTATGAGGTCGCCTTTCTTGCGGCGGCCATTTCGGACAATCTTTGCATGACGAACCCGAGTGAATGCTTCCTTTCAGGCCTCCTCCATGACATCGGCAGGATCATCTTCTACAGAATGAACCCAAAAAAATTTCTCGACATCGGAATCTCCGACGACTTGCTCGACAGGGAAGAAGAGATCTTCGGCTGCACCCATGCCGATGCGGGAGCATGGTTTGCTCAGAATACGGACATGCCCGTGGAGATTGTCGAAACGATACGCTTTCACCATAGGCCGTCCCTGGCGTCAGACTGCAAATGTGGCCTTTCGATTGTGTCACTGGCAGAGGTCCTCGCGCGAAGATTCAGCCCGCGACTGGAGGACGACGGCATATGGACAGAGGAGCATGACGCGATCCTCCTCGAATTCGAGCTCATAGACGAACAAATAGCATCTATCGCTGGACGGTTCTGTTGTGCTCGGCCTGAAATTGAACGTTTCTTTGATGCACCTTAA
- a CDS encoding flagellar basal body P-ring protein FlgI, which yields MVRVAGLKKRRYLLFTPLVLFILIIYPPFPGYAERIKDIANFEGVRENQLIGYGLVVGLDGAGDKGDATMQVIANMLKRMGITVNFKDIKSKNAAAVMVTANLPAFPKPGLKIDALVSTIGDAKNVQGGTLLLTPLKGTDGKIYALAQGAVSIGGFTGGSGGTTVQKNHPTAGRVPEGAIVEKDLPFVLGNGGEIKIFLHKPDFATSMAIAKKINESFRFEYASTIDPSAVRLKIPPEYKGRTVELITSVEALDVQVDAPARVVINERTGTIVIGDKVRISPVAIAHGSLTIEVKTDFKVSQPSAFGPESSKTVVTPDKDVKVKEEKASLMEVSGVTLGEIVKALNALGVTPRDLMSILQSLKASGSLKADLEIM from the coding sequence ATGGTAAGAGTTGCGGGCCTGAAAAAAAGAAGATATCTCCTCTTTACGCCCCTCGTTCTCTTCATACTCATTATTTACCCTCCATTTCCCGGCTATGCTGAGAGGATCAAAGATATAGCAAACTTTGAGGGGGTGAGAGAAAACCAACTTATCGGATACGGACTCGTTGTCGGCCTCGACGGTGCCGGAGACAAAGGCGACGCCACGATGCAGGTCATAGCGAATATGCTCAAGAGAATGGGGATTACTGTAAACTTCAAGGACATAAAGTCAAAGAATGCCGCCGCGGTTATGGTTACCGCCAATCTGCCGGCCTTCCCAAAACCGGGCCTCAAAATCGATGCCTTAGTATCGACCATCGGTGACGCAAAGAACGTCCAAGGTGGAACCCTTCTTCTTACCCCCTTGAAGGGAACCGACGGCAAGATCTATGCCCTTGCACAGGGTGCTGTCTCAATCGGGGGATTTACAGGCGGAAGTGGAGGCACAACGGTGCAGAAAAACCATCCGACTGCCGGAAGAGTCCCCGAGGGTGCAATCGTCGAGAAGGACCTGCCCTTTGTCCTCGGTAACGGAGGCGAAATAAAGATTTTCCTGCACAAACCAGACTTCGCCACATCAATGGCCATCGCGAAGAAGATTAACGAGTCATTCCGGTTTGAATACGCCTCAACCATTGATCCCTCGGCAGTGCGCTTGAAGATACCTCCGGAATACAAAGGCAGGACTGTTGAACTCATAACGTCGGTGGAAGCCCTCGACGTGCAGGTTGACGCCCCTGCGAGGGTCGTGATCAACGAGAGGACCGGTACCATTGTGATCGGAGATAAAGTCAGGATATCACCCGTCGCCATTGCCCATGGCAGTCTCACCATCGAGGTGAAGACGGACTTCAAGGTATCCCAGCCATCTGCCTTTGGGCCCGAATCTTCAAAGACCGTTGTCACTCCTGACAAGGACGTTAAAGTCAAGGAAGAGAAGGCCTCCCTCATGGAGGTCTCAGGGGTCACGCTCGGAGAGATCGTGAAGGCACTCAATGCCCTGGGTGTTACACCTCGTGACCTTATGTCGATCCTCCAGTCCCTCAAGGCATCAGGCTCGCTCAAGGCTGACCTGGAGATCATGTAA
- a CDS encoding flagellar basal body L-ring protein FlgH, producing MKTFSRKQNADCGPWSDKVYLLCTAIFCLLFSACATPQLPPPPPKYLYQEQRETQPTTNSLWRESASLYEDIKARRLNDLVTINVVENISGSGTADSSTSKGSSLDASVDTFFGMTPAIKGFDFFGSGKTLSPTFKGQMADAFKGSGATTREGKLIGTITAKVVEVMPNDNLVLEARKEITINSEKQILVLRGMIRVDDIESDNTILSSKVADAEVYFVGNGIIQDKQSPGWLVRLIDKMFPL from the coding sequence ATGAAGACATTCTCGAGAAAACAGAATGCAGACTGCGGACCATGGTCGGACAAAGTCTATCTTTTGTGCACAGCAATTTTTTGTCTCCTTTTTTCTGCATGCGCGACGCCTCAACTCCCACCGCCTCCGCCAAAATATCTGTACCAGGAACAGAGGGAAACACAGCCCACGACCAACTCACTCTGGCGTGAATCGGCGAGTCTTTATGAGGATATCAAAGCGAGACGGCTCAATGACCTCGTCACAATTAACGTCGTCGAAAACATAAGCGGGTCGGGGACTGCAGACAGTTCAACGAGCAAGGGATCTAGCCTCGACGCAAGCGTTGATACGTTCTTTGGGATGACCCCGGCTATCAAGGGCTTTGACTTCTTTGGCTCCGGCAAGACACTGTCGCCGACTTTTAAGGGCCAAATGGCAGACGCCTTCAAGGGCAGTGGAGCTACGACACGCGAGGGCAAACTTATCGGCACGATAACGGCAAAAGTGGTCGAAGTGATGCCGAACGACAATCTTGTGCTCGAAGCAAGAAAGGAGATCACCATCAATAGTGAAAAACAGATACTCGTCCTGAGAGGGATGATAAGGGTTGACGACATCGAGTCGGACAATACCATATTGAGCAGCAAGGTGGCTGATGCCGAAGTCTATTTTGTAGGAAATGGCATCATCCAGGACAAACAGAGTCCCGGGTGGCTGGTCAGGCTCATCGACAAGATGTTTCCACTCTGA
- a CDS encoding response regulator has translation MKKILIIDDEPDITEIVSLFAEQLGFAADVSYSGDDAREKFASRKYWVVFCDLRMPGLSGLEIFAMFSQLDPEVKRRFVLITGALIDSDTEAIVRKKRITIFTKPFNFDAFQKILLSFEGNA, from the coding sequence ATGAAGAAGATTCTTATCATAGACGACGAACCTGACATAACAGAGATCGTCAGCCTCTTTGCTGAACAATTGGGATTCGCGGCCGATGTCTCATACTCCGGTGACGATGCACGGGAAAAGTTCGCTTCCAGGAAGTACTGGGTTGTCTTTTGTGACCTTAGGATGCCGGGGTTGAGCGGACTTGAGATCTTTGCAATGTTCAGCCAGTTGGACCCAGAGGTAAAGAGGAGGTTTGTTCTCATCACGGGGGCATTGATCGACAGCGATACCGAGGCCATCGTCAGGAAAAAGAGGATCACCATATTCACAAAACCCTTTAACTTTGACGCCTTCCAGAAAATTCTCTTGTCCTTTGAGGGGAATGCTTGA
- a CDS encoding peptidoglycan DD-metalloendopeptidase family protein gives MNLPQALPGYYSRNLEVLKGRNDPDAARAVAKEMEALFAYEMIKAMRATTGMGGSNSLEKDTYMSMFDMELARLLAEKGLGTQEMLVKGLTRGIQKSEEHEDKNGSRELRMVRPGTSLKREINLLPIRTSTQEAKKPLPHQSETLHLPVEGTISSRFGLRKHPIYGDKRFHHGVDIAAPVGTDIYPVKDGTVLFSGQQQGYGNIVIIDHGDGLVSKYAHNKINLVEEGDTVDTNTVIAQVGSSGRSTGPHLHFELGYNGELIDPVMFLAKQ, from the coding sequence ATGAATCTTCCCCAGGCGTTGCCCGGCTATTACTCCCGCAATCTTGAAGTTTTAAAGGGAAGGAACGATCCCGACGCGGCCAGGGCTGTTGCTAAGGAGATGGAGGCCCTCTTTGCCTATGAAATGATCAAGGCTATGCGGGCCACAACCGGAATGGGTGGCAGCAACAGTCTCGAAAAAGACACCTATATGAGCATGTTCGATATGGAGCTTGCGAGGCTTCTTGCAGAGAAGGGCCTCGGCACGCAAGAGATGCTAGTCAAGGGGCTGACCAGGGGCATCCAGAAGTCCGAAGAGCATGAAGACAAGAATGGGAGCAGGGAACTCCGAATGGTGAGACCAGGAACAAGCCTCAAACGCGAAATCAATCTGCTTCCTATCAGGACAAGCACGCAGGAAGCGAAAAAACCTCTTCCCCATCAATCAGAAACCCTTCATTTGCCCGTTGAAGGTACCATTAGTTCGCGCTTCGGCCTCCGCAAGCATCCCATATACGGAGATAAGCGTTTTCACCATGGTGTTGACATCGCAGCCCCCGTCGGGACCGATATCTACCCCGTAAAGGACGGAACCGTCCTTTTCAGCGGCCAGCAGCAGGGATACGGCAATATTGTCATTATTGACCACGGAGACGGCCTGGTGAGCAAGTATGCCCACAACAAGATCAACCTCGTGGAAGAGGGAGACACGGTGGACACCAATACGGTCATAGCACAGGTCGGGAGCTCGGGGAGGTCTACGGGCCCCCATCTCCATTTCGAACTGGGATATAACGGTGAACTTATTGATCCCGTTATGTTTTTAGCTAAGCAATGA
- the flgA gene encoding flagellar basal body P-ring formation chaperone FlgA: MKRKSMSVPLQPGMSLSRACHFPVVSFILVVATSLSIVTSVCAGAQDISGLLKGYLKHNYPWAEVEINDLTLNSETPESIPQTIVVLKGPPGKTVFKLEFGNGREITATANVRAFDWIVLSRRAFRKESVLQKDDTYVTLMDVARIPKGALNNADAVVGKSLTRSIVANVPLDDSMISEKSTVKRGHKVILVAEAPGLNITAAGELKENTRVGDYVKAINLSSKKTVTGVLVDENTVRVGF, encoded by the coding sequence ATGAAAAGAAAAAGCATGTCGGTCCCTCTCCAGCCGGGTATGAGTCTTAGCAGAGCATGTCATTTTCCTGTCGTATCTTTCATCCTTGTTGTCGCCACCTCCCTGTCCATCGTCACAAGCGTCTGTGCCGGGGCACAGGATATCAGCGGTCTCCTCAAAGGATATCTCAAGCACAATTATCCCTGGGCGGAAGTTGAGATAAACGACCTTACGCTCAACAGCGAGACGCCCGAATCGATACCCCAAACGATTGTCGTCCTGAAAGGACCTCCCGGAAAGACCGTATTCAAACTTGAATTCGGAAATGGCAGGGAAATAACCGCGACAGCCAATGTCAGGGCCTTTGATTGGATCGTCCTGAGCAGGAGGGCCTTCAGAAAAGAGAGTGTTCTCCAGAAGGATGACACCTACGTCACCCTCATGGACGTTGCACGCATACCGAAAGGCGCCCTAAACAATGCCGATGCTGTCGTCGGAAAGTCCCTCACCCGCTCAATCGTAGCGAACGTGCCTTTGGATGATTCGATGATAAGCGAGAAGAGCACAGTGAAAAGGGGCCACAAGGTGATACTCGTGGCCGAGGCCCCCGGCTTAAACATCACTGCAGCAGGGGAGCTCAAAGAGAATACCCGCGTAGGAGATTATGTCAAGGCTATAAACCTCTCATCAAAAAAGACCGTAACAGGCGTGCTTGTTGATGAGAATACTGTCAGGGTGGGATTCTGA
- a CDS encoding flagellar protein FlgN, with protein sequence MKTADAIKGILMEQVSGYRLFLDLLQREKGCLINLNASEVENLSKEKDIIVLRLRLLEEERMRLIRRFSDENLMNGGVTLERLHKVTGDDSFHQLRLQLKSLLQGIDELNQFNRILIDRSLNFVKNSLNTLSACGFDIRTRSSRAAFSREA encoded by the coding sequence ATGAAGACTGCCGACGCAATCAAAGGCATACTTATGGAGCAGGTAAGCGGTTATCGTCTGTTTCTCGACCTCCTCCAGAGAGAAAAGGGATGCCTCATCAACCTGAACGCCAGCGAGGTGGAGAACCTTTCCAAAGAAAAGGACATCATCGTCCTCAGGCTGAGACTTCTTGAAGAGGAACGGATGAGGCTCATCAGGAGGTTTTCAGATGAGAACCTGATGAACGGCGGCGTCACCCTCGAGAGACTGCACAAGGTAACAGGAGACGACTCCTTTCACCAGCTCAGACTGCAGTTGAAATCATTGCTCCAGGGAATAGACGAGCTGAATCAGTTTAACAGAATTCTTATTGACCGTTCACTGAACTTTGTGAAGAACTCCCTAAACACCCTCAGTGCCTGCGGCTTCGACATCCGCACAAGGAGTTCAAGGGCAGCCTTCTCGAGGGAGGCCTAA